GGGGGTTTGGGACAATGGCACAAGCTGCTACACATTTGCCTAGCATCAAGTACCTTGGCCATGCCAGCGTGAGGATCAAGACCGCTCAGAATGTAGTCATTTACATCGACCCTTTTGCCGGAGATGACTATGGCGAGCCGGCCGACCTCATATTGGTCACGCACGACCATGGTGACCATAACAGGGTTGATAAGGTCACAAAGAAACCCGGCTGCAGGGTAATCACCCACCGGGAAGCTATCAAGAACGGCGTGTACCAGGCTTTTACAGTGGCGGGCGTACATATTCGGGCGGTTGCCGCATATAACCGTAATCATAAGAAAGACGCCTCGGTCGGCTACATTTTGGAGTTTGACGGCATAAAGCTCTACCATGCTGGCGACACCTCAAAGATCAAGGAAATGGCCGATCTAGCTTCAGAAAATCTCACCTACGCCCTACTGCCCATGGATGGCGTATATAACATGGGCCCTGAGGAAGCGACTGAATGCGCGGAGCTGATTAAAGCCAAATATTACATTCCCATCCACACAGGTCCCAACGGCGTATTCAGTGAGGCCAATATCGCCAAATTCAAGGCCCCAGGCAAGGTCATCATGAAGCCGGGTGAGACGCTTGATCTAAAGGGCTGAGCCCTGAGACGGAATGTTTTGTCTCTCGGTGAGGACAATCACTGCGCGGGCCTCTCGATGCTCGAAAAGACCCATTATGGCGGATATCGAACGAAGGGAGATGATGTACCCGTGACTTTCGCTGGCAAAGTCGTTATAGTCACAGGAGCCGGTAGAGGAATCGGGAAATGTATTGCCATGACATATGCATCCCATGGGGCAAAGGTCGCTATAGCGGAGAAAGATTCATCACTCGGTGAAGGAACCCTTAAATCGATAAGAGAATCCGGTGGAGAGGCCATTTTCTGTCCGACGGATGTGACAAAGCCTGGGGATATTCAGCAGTTGGTGAAAAAAGCCGATGAGGCTTATCAGGGAATTGATATTCTCATCAACAATGCCGGCATTTCTATACCAAAATCTCCCTACGAATTAACCATCGAGGAATGGGATCTTGTGCTGAATACCAACCTGCGCAGTATCTTTCTCTGCTCTCGCGAGGCGGCAAAGGTCATGCGAAGACGGGGTAGGGGAGCGATCGTAAATATCGCTTCTACGCGGGCTTTCATGTCTGAACCGAATACAGAGGCCTATGCAGCTTCAAAAGGCGGGATTATCGCATTGACCCATGCTTTGGCAGTCTCGCTCGGGCCGGATCATATTCAGGTGAATGCCATCAGTCCGGGCTGGATTGAAACAGGAGATTACAGTCAGTTACGCGAGATCGATCACCTTCAGCACCCAGCCGGGCGGGTTGGAAAACCTGAAGATATAGCCAGGGCCTGCCTCTATCTCACTGATGAAGAAAATGATTTCATCACCGGAGCCAATATCGTGATCGATGGGGGAATGACACGCAAGATGATCTATGTCCCTTGAGTCTTTCATTCATTGATATACAAGCTCGACCTTGGAAGTTGCGCCCGGCACGGAAGATATACGCAAGGAGAGTGACGGCAGCATGCCTAAGCACGGAAGAGGCGCAGATTCTCTGCTAACTGCCTTATTCCATATAATGGGGGCTCTATACTAGCTGAAGGCGTGGAGAAGGGGATCAGGAAGGGTGGAATCTCAGCGCAAAATGCCATATTAGGCGCGCTGGAGGAGCGATTTGGTCTTGCGGGAGAAGATGCTCAGGGACAGGTTCAGGCGATCAAAGACCTAGAAACCTTATGCTAGAGGATGCAATTCCCATGCCATAGACTAGGCAATAAGCATGTGTTCTATGTCGCGGCTAGGAATCATGGATATGAGCGTTGTCGAGGCAATGATATAGCCGCCAGAGTTGGCGGCAAAGTAATCAACAAAATGGTGCGGCGTACTAGAATCGAACTAGTGACCTCAGCGATGTCAACGCTGCGCTCTAACCATCTGAGCTAACGCCGCACATTGAATGGAGGCGACACCCGGAATCGAACCGGGGAATAGCGGTTTTGCAGACCGCCGCCTTACCGCTTGGCTATGTCGCCAGATATATTTGGAGCGGAAGACGGGATTTGAACCCGCGACCCTCGCCTTGGCAAGGCGATGCTCTACCCCTGAGCCACTTCCGCACCGAATTTCGAAGAAGATTTTTGAGCCGACTAGATATCTCAAGTAACCATTCTTAGTGTAGCATAGAAAGGGGAGATGTGCAAGGGGGTATTGGGCAGAATGTCTATGGAATTGTGAAGGAGATATGTGCCATACGGCGAATTTCATCCTTTGGCATGAGTTGAGAGATGAACTCATGGCTGACGAAGTATTCAAGAATATGTCGATCTGTTTCTATAGATGACCAAGCTCGAATTTAGAAATATGAGCTGACCGTATGCGGCGTGACTGGCAACCGCGCGGTGACATACCGCGCGGTGACATAGCCGGGTTATCTTTCAACTCTGGACTTGGCGATCTATAGAAAAGGAATATCCCGATCTCAAAGGGGGAATATGCCGTGACCCCAAGACCATTGATCCTGGCGCACAGGGGCGCATCGCTCGAGGCGCCAGAGAATACGCTGGCTGCATTTCGGCAGGCCATAGAACTGGGGGCTGATGGGATCGAGCTGGATGTGCATCTGTCCGGGGATGGGGAGTTGGTTGTAATCCATGATGAAAGAGTTGACAGAACCACCAACGGCAAAGGGTGGGTAAAGGATCTCACTCTTTCCCAGCTCAAATCGCTAGATGCTGGTTCATGGTTCGATCCCGCATTCAAAGGAGAAAGGATACCCACCCTCAGGGAAGTCATCGACCTTGTTTCAGGCAGGTGTAAGCTGATAAATATTGAGATAAAGAGTGGAATTGTACTCTATCCAGGTATTGAGGAAAAGGTCTTGCGGGAAGTGGAGGCGGCTGATCTCTTGGGGAAGGTTATCATGTCCTCCTTCAACCATTTCTCACTGAAAACCATAAAGGAAATGAATCCTGACGTAAAGACGGGCATCCTTTACATAGAAGGGCTTGTGGACCCCTGGATTTATGCCCGTCACGTGCCTGCTGACGCGCTTCATCCGATTTTCCATGCCGTCACCCCCGAGATAGTAAATGGAGCGCATTCTGCCGGCCTTGGGGTTCATGTATGGACCGTTGACAAGCCTGAGGATATAACCCGTATGTCGGGGTATGGTGTCGATGCCGTAATCACCAATGATCCTGGGACGGCCGTTCACCTCGGAATGGATAGATGAAGGAAAAGAATGGAAGAAGGGAGTGGGGCGATTTGTCAAACTGGAAGGATATAGAGGCGATTTGGCGGCCGGCGCCATTTTGGAGCTGGAACGACAAGCTTGACGCGCAGGAGCTGCGACGTCAGATCCGGGAGATGGCAGCCAAAGGATGGGGTGGGTATTTCATGCACTCCCGGGTCGGTCTGGTGACCGGATATCTTTCGCCAGAATGGATGGAGATGGTTCGCGCCTGCGCAGAAGAGGCGCGGAAGACAGGGACCTATGCCTGGCTCTATGATGAGGACAAATGGCCTTCTGGCTTCGCGGGCGGGGAGGTACCCGAAGCTGACCCACGTTTCCGAAGCCGGGCCCTGGTTCTTCTCAAGGAAGGACAGGTAACCGAGAACGATACGGTTCTTGCTGAGACTACCGAGGGTGGAACAAAATACTTCATTTGTCGCCGCATAAGCCCCCTTGGAAACCTTTGGTTCAATGGGGCCAGCTATGTTGACCTCATGAATCCGGAAGCAGTTCGATTCTTCATTGAGTCGACCCATGAACGCTACAAGAATGCCGTGGGGGAATATTTCGGCAAGGAGATTCCCGGCATCTTCACAGATGAGCCGTGTTATCTAATGGAGGGGCATTATTCTTGCCCAGCTGTTCCATGGTCTGATTATCTGCCTGAGTATTTTGCGGACCGGAATGGCTATCGCATCGAAGACAATCTTGTGCAGCTATTTTTCGATGTTGGAGATTATCAGCGGGTGAGATTCGATTTCTATGACGCAGTGACCCGTCTCTTCCGAGAGAATTTCACCAAACAGTATTATGAATGGTGCGAAGCCAATGACCTCAAGATGACAGGGCATTTCATGGCAGAGGACAATCTTGCTTACCAGACCCAATGGATCGGCGCGGCAATGCCGCATTACGAGTTTATGCACTGGCCTGGTATTGATAAACTGGGAAGACATATTGAGCAATTGGTCACGGTGAAGCAGGTCTCGTCTGCTGTCGACCAGCTTGGCAAGGAAAGGGCCTTCTGCGAGGTTTTTGGCTGCGTAGGTCAGCAAGTCAGCTTCTACCATCGTAAATGGATCGCCGACTGGGAGGCCGCGCTTGGGATCAGCTTCGTGAACCACCATCTTTCCCTTTACTCCATGCGGGGGGAGCGCAAGCGTGATTACCCGGCTGACCTTTTCTACCAGCAACCCTGGTGGGAAGAGGAACGCGGATTTGCTGACTACATCGGGAGGCTCTGCAAAGCTGTGACAGTTGGGCAAAGAATGGTCGACATCCTGGTGATCCATCCCATAGGCAGCGTCTGGAGCGAGTATTCGCCGCTTCACAAGCAAAATGGTCTTCCTGTCGAGAATGGGATGTATAACAGGCCTTTTGAAGAATTGTCGAAGGCTCTGATGGCGGCGAAGCTGGATTTCCACTATGGAGATGAGATCATCATGGAAGACCACGCCCGCGTCGAGGGTAAAAGGCTGCGCATCGGAGTGCATACATATGGGACTGTCATCGTGCCGCCTGTCTTGACTCTGAGAAAGAATACATTGTCTCTGCTGACCCAATTTGCGGCTGCCGGCGGGAATCTCATCCTCATCAGACCTTGCCCCGTCCGATGTGATGGCAGATTGGCGCTGCCCGATCTTCCTGGTGCGGCTAAGCGCCTTGACAGTGTGCGGGAGGCAATATCTTTCCTTGATACGCTTTATCCAAAACGCGTGAAGATCATTGATCAGATGACCGGCGCTAACGCAGAGAAGGTTCTTTGCCATGGACGCCGCGCTGTAGAAGGTGTTTACTTCCTGATCGCTAATACAGATGAAAAGCGCGAAGTGAGGGCAACTCTCTCTTTCCCTGCTCTCGATGGCATTGCCATGGTTCCGGCGCTCATAGACCTGAATACAGGGGATGAATATAGCGCTCCAGGGAGGGCGCAGGATGGGATGTGGACGTTTGACGCCAAGTTCGCTCCAGCGGGGAGCCTTTTCATATTCTTCCCCAGTTTGGATCAGCCTCAGATCAATGTGATTTCTGAATCGACAATGGCGCATAGGCTACCCGCGGCTCCGCCATTCCTAGCAAGTGGTGTCACGCTCGAGGAGAAATTGGTCATGGTAGTGGATGAGGCAGAAGGGGAATGCCGCGAAAGTGTGGAAATGGCTGGTCCCAGGATCACCTCATGGATGGCGCGCTCTCTGGAGGAAAACGTCCTCCCTCTCGGCCGGGTGAGTCTCGAGCTCAACGGACAGAGGGTTCTCCAGGATGCCCCTGTAGCCAAGGCCTGGCATGAGTATTTCTATAGGGTGCCCGATGGAACCCCATTCCGGGCGGAGTATACCTTTGAGGTGGAGA
This portion of the Bacillota bacterium genome encodes:
- a CDS encoding glucose 1-dehydrogenase is translated as MTFAGKVVIVTGAGRGIGKCIAMTYASHGAKVAIAEKDSSLGEGTLKSIRESGGEAIFCPTDVTKPGDIQQLVKKADEAYQGIDILINNAGISIPKSPYELTIEEWDLVLNTNLRSIFLCSREAAKVMRRRGRGAIVNIASTRAFMSEPNTEAYAASKGGIIALTHALAVSLGPDHIQVNAISPGWIETGDYSQLREIDHLQHPAGRVGKPEDIARACLYLTDEENDFITGANIVIDGGMTRKMIYVP
- a CDS encoding glycoside hydrolase is translated as MKEKNGRREWGDLSNWKDIEAIWRPAPFWSWNDKLDAQELRRQIREMAAKGWGGYFMHSRVGLVTGYLSPEWMEMVRACAEEARKTGTYAWLYDEDKWPSGFAGGEVPEADPRFRSRALVLLKEGQVTENDTVLAETTEGGTKYFICRRISPLGNLWFNGASYVDLMNPEAVRFFIESTHERYKNAVGEYFGKEIPGIFTDEPCYLMEGHYSCPAVPWSDYLPEYFADRNGYRIEDNLVQLFFDVGDYQRVRFDFYDAVTRLFRENFTKQYYEWCEANDLKMTGHFMAEDNLAYQTQWIGAAMPHYEFMHWPGIDKLGRHIEQLVTVKQVSSAVDQLGKERAFCEVFGCVGQQVSFYHRKWIADWEAALGISFVNHHLSLYSMRGERKRDYPADLFYQQPWWEEERGFADYIGRLCKAVTVGQRMVDILVIHPIGSVWSEYSPLHKQNGLPVENGMYNRPFEELSKALMAAKLDFHYGDEIIMEDHARVEGKRLRIGVHTYGTVIVPPVLTLRKNTLSLLTQFAAAGGNLILIRPCPVRCDGRLALPDLPGAAKRLDSVREAISFLDTLYPKRVKIIDQMTGANAEKVLCHGRRAVEGVYFLIANTDEKREVRATLSFPALDGIAMVPALIDLNTGDEYSAPGRAQDGMWTFDAKFAPAGSLFIFFPSLDQPQINVISESTMAHRLPAAPPFLASGVTLEEKLVMVVDEAEGECRESVEMAGPRITSWMARSLEENVLPLGRVSLELNGQRVLQDAPVAKAWHEYFYRVPDGTPFRAEYTFEVENVPEGEVSFVIEMAENLDRILCNGTVLRPLKTRGEMGAFDPRRSWKDVNFTRVPAGNSLRPGVNILVLEGRKVNNITGPGTHRRVKDFQAHQATEVETVYLVGDFIVHDFDHRKFVIDGRVAPPDARDLTKSGYPFYAGLAEFSSRIDFANAAPPPGKRIFLELGAVSAAVVEVRINGQKAGVRYWEPYVVEITNLVQPGENLVQVVAATTLFNLMGPNWIAGIEEDTGVSPWTFVDFRRYTDKYALRPFGIGEARILFL
- a CDS encoding glycerophosphodiester phosphodiesterase — translated: MTPRPLILAHRGASLEAPENTLAAFRQAIELGADGIELDVHLSGDGELVVIHDERVDRTTNGKGWVKDLTLSQLKSLDAGSWFDPAFKGERIPTLREVIDLVSGRCKLINIEIKSGIVLYPGIEEKVLREVEAADLLGKVIMSSFNHFSLKTIKEMNPDVKTGILYIEGLVDPWIYARHVPADALHPIFHAVTPEIVNGAHSAGLGVHVWTVDKPEDITRMSGYGVDAVITNDPGTAVHLGMDR
- a CDS encoding MBL fold metallo-hydrolase, which translates into the protein MAQAATHLPSIKYLGHASVRIKTAQNVVIYIDPFAGDDYGEPADLILVTHDHGDHNRVDKVTKKPGCRVITHREAIKNGVYQAFTVAGVHIRAVAAYNRNHKKDASVGYILEFDGIKLYHAGDTSKIKEMADLASENLTYALLPMDGVYNMGPEEATECAELIKAKYYIPIHTGPNGVFSEANIAKFKAPGKVIMKPGETLDLKG